From a single Staphylococcus epidermidis genomic region:
- a CDS encoding ribonuclease HI family protein has translation MAKIYFDAATKGNPGRSACAIIIKENSQRYTFTHDLGKMDNHSAEWAAMLHALEHARELKVSNALLYTDSKLIEDSMMQGKVKNAKFKVYFENIEILEQSFDLMFVRWIPRKQNKEANQLAQQTLYKLTSQ, from the coding sequence ATGGCTAAAATATATTTTGATGCTGCGACTAAAGGAAATCCCGGCCGAAGTGCTTGTGCGATTATTATTAAAGAAAATTCACAAAGATATACATTTACCCATGATTTAGGTAAAATGGATAATCATAGTGCAGAATGGGCAGCAATGTTACACGCTTTGGAACATGCACGCGAATTAAAAGTATCTAACGCGTTACTTTATACTGATTCAAAATTAATTGAAGATAGTATGATGCAAGGTAAAGTTAAAAATGCTAAGTTTAAAGTTTATTTTGAAAACATAGAAATCTTAGAGCAAAGTTTTGATTTGATGTTTGTGAGATGGATTCCACGAAAGCAAAATAAAGAAGCGAATCAACTTGCTCAACAAACACTATACAAACTTACATCACAATAA
- the brxA gene encoding bacilliredoxin BrxA, whose product MNGYEAYMKELAQQMRAELTDNGFTSLETSDDVNQYMQNIDNDDTTFVVINSTCGCAAGLARPAAVAVAEQNEVKPDHKVTVFAGQDKEATQTMRDYIQQVPSSPSYALFKGQHLVHFIPREHIEGRDINDIAMDLKDAFDDNCQ is encoded by the coding sequence ATGAATGGATACGAAGCTTATATGAAAGAACTTGCACAACAAATGAGAGCTGAATTAACAGACAATGGATTCACAAGTCTTGAAACGAGTGATGACGTCAATCAGTATATGCAAAATATAGATAATGATGATACAACATTTGTTGTAATCAACTCAACATGCGGTTGTGCTGCAGGATTAGCACGTCCAGCAGCTGTTGCAGTTGCAGAGCAAAATGAAGTAAAACCAGATCATAAAGTAACTGTATTTGCTGGTCAAGATAAAGAAGCAACACAAACAATGAGAGATTACATCCAACAAGTTCCTTCAAGTCCCTCATACGCATTATTTAAAGGTCAACATTTAGTTCATTTTATACCTCGCGAACATATTGAAGGGCGCGACATCAATGATATAGCTATGGATTTAAAAGATGCTTTTGATGATAATTGTCAATAA
- a CDS encoding zinc-finger domain-containing protein, translating to MKAILTNTEQQAIQHIDQLMNIYCHQCPLKKHNRKTHGKTQAHHFCINECTVGKQIKQIGNELQ from the coding sequence GTGAAAGCTATACTCACTAATACAGAACAACAAGCAATTCAACACATCGACCAATTGATGAATATTTATTGTCACCAATGTCCATTAAAAAAGCACAATAGAAAAACTCACGGTAAAACACAAGCACATCATTTTTGTATAAATGAATGTACGGTCGGTAAACAAATTAAACAAATTGGTAATGAGTTACAATAG
- a CDS encoding NifU N-terminal domain-containing protein translates to MEIIAISETPNHNTMKVSLSEPRQDNSSTTYTAAQEGQPEFINRLFEIEGVKSIFYVLDFISIDKEDNANWNELLPQIENTFAKSN, encoded by the coding sequence ATGGAGATTATAGCAATTTCAGAAACACCTAATCATAATACAATGAAAGTTTCGTTGAGTGAACCACGTCAAGATAACTCATCTACAACATATACTGCCGCTCAAGAAGGTCAACCTGAATTTATTAATCGATTATTTGAAATAGAAGGTGTTAAATCAATATTCTATGTTTTGGATTTTATATCAATTGATAAAGAAGATAACGCTAACTGGAATGAATTATTACCACAAATTGAAAACACGTTCGCTAAAAGCAATTAA
- a CDS encoding queuosine precursor transporter gives MYNEIFGIASFIVTFALMVLMYRCFGKQGLIAWVAIGTIIANIQVIKAVHIFGITATLGNVMFASIYLATDILNDIYGRKVAKRAVWLGFSSTLVMIIVMQMSLHFIPAPVDNAQNSLKMIFDLVPRIAIGSIIAYIIGQHIDVFIFSMIKKIFSSDKTFFIRAYGSTILSSIIDTGLFVSIAFIGTMPGTAVFEIFITTYLLKLVSTIFNVPFGYIAKSLYRKGKIEQLDNGY, from the coding sequence ATGTATAATGAAATATTTGGTATTGCGTCATTTATTGTTACATTCGCTTTAATGGTACTGATGTATCGCTGTTTTGGTAAACAAGGACTAATTGCTTGGGTAGCAATAGGAACGATTATCGCTAATATACAGGTCATAAAAGCGGTTCATATTTTTGGTATTACGGCTACACTTGGAAATGTCATGTTTGCTTCTATATATTTAGCTACTGATATATTAAATGACATCTATGGTCGTAAAGTTGCTAAAAGAGCGGTGTGGCTTGGTTTCTCTTCTACCTTAGTAATGATTATAGTCATGCAAATGTCATTGCATTTTATTCCTGCTCCAGTAGACAATGCGCAAAACTCATTAAAAATGATTTTTGATTTAGTTCCTAGAATTGCTATAGGTTCCATTATTGCTTATATCATAGGCCAACATATTGATGTATTTATATTCAGTATGATTAAAAAGATATTTAGCTCTGATAAGACCTTTTTTATTAGAGCATATGGTAGTACCATTTTAAGTTCTATCATTGATACCGGTTTATTTGTTTCAATTGCTTTTATTGGTACTATGCCTGGTACTGCTGTTTTTGAAATATTTATTACCACTTACTTGTTAAAACTAGTGTCAACTATTTTTAATGTACCATTTGGATATATCGCTAAGTCACTATATCGAAAAGGAAAGATAGAACAACTAGATAATGGGTATTGA
- a CDS encoding ABC transporter permease, protein MFLAWNEIKRNKIKFSLVIGILVLISYLLFLLSGLANGLIKMNTEGIEKWNADAIILKKEANQTVEQSLFNISKVQNTYEKSTTLKQQGVIISNHHREENALLFGVTHKSFLIPPIIKGHQVESSNEIVIDQTLADKGFKIGDILSLSQSDEKLKVVGIVESAKYNASPVLFSNNQTIEKLNPKLSKDKTNAIVIKDSNWKNHKLNKDLESISISQFIKNLPGYKAQNLTLNFMIVFLFIISATVIGVFLYVITLQKTHLFGVLKAQGFTNCYLAKMVFAQTFILSLIGTIIGFLLTLLTGTFLPPVVPIHFNLLTMLIYGIVLIIISLLGSLFSVLSIIKINPLKAIG, encoded by the coding sequence ATGTTTTTAGCTTGGAATGAAATAAAAAGAAATAAAATTAAATTCAGTTTAGTCATTGGCATATTAGTACTTATAAGTTATTTATTATTCCTACTGTCAGGACTTGCAAACGGCCTTATTAAAATGAATACTGAAGGTATAGAAAAGTGGAATGCAGACGCTATCATATTAAAAAAAGAAGCTAATCAAACCGTAGAGCAATCCTTATTCAATATATCCAAAGTACAAAATACTTATGAAAAATCAACCACATTAAAACAACAAGGAGTTATTATCTCAAACCATCATCGGGAAGAAAACGCGTTACTTTTTGGCGTTACACACAAATCATTTTTAATTCCGCCTATAATTAAAGGTCATCAAGTTGAAAGTTCAAATGAAATAGTCATTGATCAAACATTAGCTGATAAGGGGTTCAAAATAGGTGACATCTTATCTTTATCTCAATCAGACGAAAAGCTAAAAGTGGTAGGTATTGTAGAAAGTGCTAAATATAATGCTTCACCCGTGCTATTCTCTAATAATCAAACCATTGAGAAACTTAATCCCAAATTATCAAAAGATAAAACAAATGCTATAGTAATCAAAGACTCAAATTGGAAAAATCATAAACTTAACAAAGATTTAGAAAGCATTTCAATATCGCAGTTTATTAAAAATCTTCCTGGCTATAAAGCTCAAAATTTAACTTTGAACTTTATGATCGTTTTCTTATTTATAATTTCAGCAACAGTAATTGGCGTATTCTTATATGTTATAACACTCCAAAAAACACACTTATTTGGTGTACTTAAAGCACAAGGCTTTACCAACTGCTATTTAGCAAAAATGGTTTTTGCTCAAACTTTCATATTATCTTTAATTGGAACAATCATAGGATTTCTCTTAACACTATTAACAGGTACATTTTTACCGCCTGTCGTTCCAATTCATTTTAATTTATTAACGATGTTGATATATGGAATTGTTCTTATCATTATTTCTTTATTAGGCAGTCTATTTTCTGTGTTGTCTATAATAAAAATAAATCCACTTAAAGCAATTGGATAG